A single region of the Neodiprion pinetum isolate iyNeoPine1 chromosome 5, iyNeoPine1.2, whole genome shotgun sequence genome encodes:
- the LOC124218982 gene encoding F-BAR domain only protein 2 isoform X3 produces the protein MTVDFADYFWGEKNNGFDVLYHNMKHGAIASKELADFLRERSAIEESNYKLLSKVAKQASGSGGSHGTFAPVWAALRGAAEKLAGLHLQMAQKVGELIKDVSKYADELHKKHKVVKEEESSTLDVVQSIQNTTVTLQKAKDMCVQKGLELEKLRKDNASQRELEKADAKFKKSQDDYKALVEKYNAIRNDFESKMTQACKRFQDIEETHLKHMKEFLNTYADVLQSNHEQVGQVHIDFKRQCLDMTVDKLLEQFVQSKYTGFEKPGVIEYEEVMLSLSATTTTQPAQQECSTDVSKAANGETGVAGFLRSRREKRKEKKAKKKKDTVETSSNKEEKSDPEEKDDGRKSGTPTPEVDEDGFCIKPKVDPWENERGFYSSSDSDSEDERERKIRVEIKPLSNGSAPMSASVDELRATVENLSLSPVGTIMVRRGSNADTDHHMKRSQSVSQQLGGKPSSDLLGLNLFNPNSTPSSASTPTSGHPYAPLQSPPPLSSPPTISQPSLHTHAPATAHPNPRFQDSDLFSEVGEITVALPPKQSPSASSIAIPRPPSRRGDGVSTATSRGRVSPATLSRADSVASLEFRTSGVAVGSSRGPSPLTIGLADTIPLAVAFHEIVHSYFRGTDETRCQVKLSGDMMLSFPAGIVAVLANNPNPAKLIFRVKNSNRLERLLPNSQLISLDATQATADSTVFDFNMSALTTLLRRQAEQNPSASYFNVDILKYQIKNKDGAGSCPFQLVAYWKCETTHTDLKIDYKYNSRAMALPSPLLNVHIASLIDGGFKSLHSKPLAQWLPDSNRILWKFTELSQHSEGGGVGSLKARIELDQGPGSQGTIFTQFNCEGTTLSGVEFELVGVGYRLSLVKRRFVSGRYMCDGDSDLRPRYAAPPSTIN, from the exons ATGACCGTGGACTTTGCTGATTATTTCTGG GGTGAAAAGAATAATGGGTTTGATGTACTGTACCATAATATGAAGCATGGGGCGATCGCAAGTAAAGAACTGGCAGACTTTCTGCGCGAGAGATCAGCAATTGAAGAAAGTAATTACAAGCTTCTGAGCAAAGTTGCCAAGCAGGCGAGTGGCAGTGGCGGCAGTCATGGAACTTTCGCCCCTGTCTGGGCGGCACTGCGAGGTGCTGCTGAAAAATTAGCTGGCCTCCATTTACAGATGGCACAGAAAGTTGGGGAGCTGATCAAAGATGTTTCCAAATATGCAGATGAGCTTCATAAAAAGCACAAAGTG GTGAAGGAAGAGGAATCTAGCACTCTAGATGTCGTACAAAGTATCCAAAATACAACAGTTACGTTACAAAAGGCAAAGGACATGTGTGTCCAAAAAGGTTTAGAGTTGGAGAAGTTGAGAAAAGACAATGCCAGTCAACGAGAACTGGAAAAAGCTGATGCAAAATTCAAGAAATCTCAAGACGATTACAAGGCACTAGTGGAAAAGTATAATGCAATCCGCAATGATTTTGAGTCCAAAATGACTCAGGCCTGCAAG CGATTTCAAGACATCGAGGAAACTCATTTAAAGCATATGAAGGAATTTTTAAACACTTACGCCGATGTTCTGCAGAGTAATCATGAGCAAGTTGGTCAAGTTCATATAGACTTCAAAAGACAGTGTCTGGATATGACCGTGGACAAACTGTTGGAACAATTTGTTCAAAGCAAATATACAGGGTTTGAGAAGCCAG GTGTCATCGAGTACGAAGAGGTAATGCTGAGCTTGAGTGCGACGACTACAACACAACCAGCCCAACAGGAATGTAGTACGGATGTCTCCAAGGCCGCTAATGGTGAAACAGGGGTTGCTG GGTTCCTGCGAAGTAggagagaaaaacgaaaagagaaaaaggcgaagaagaaaaaggacaCAGTGGAGACTAGCAGCAACAAAGAAGAGAAGTCCGACCC GGAGGAGAAAGACGACGGTCGTAAGTCTGGAACACCGACACCTGAGGTCGACGAAGACGGATTCTGTATAAAGCCGAAGGTTGATCCTTGGGAAAACGAAAGAGGATTTTACTCAAGCTCGGACAGTGACTCCGAGGATGAAAGGGAGCGTAAAATTCGCGTTGAAATCAAACCATTGAGCAACGGTAGTGCTCCGATGAGTGCTAGTGTCGACGAGCTTCGAGCAACAGTGGAAAACCTCTCTTTGTCTCCTGTAGGCACAATTATG GTTCGTAGAGGGTCCAACGCCGATACGGATCACCACATGAAGAGGTCACAGTCCGTCTCTCAGCAGCTCGGAGGAAAGCCCAGCTCTGACCTTCTTGGCTTGAACCTCTTCAATCCCAACAGTACACCGTCCAGTGCCTCAACGCCGACAAGCGGTCACCCTTACGCACCACTTCAAAGCCCGCCACCTCTATCCTCTCCGCCCACAATTTCTCAACCCTCGCTACATACGCATGCCCCAGCCACAGCTCACCCCAACCCACGATTCCAAG acaGTGATCTGTTTTCCGAGGTAGGGGAAATCACTGTGGCTCTACCGCCGAAGCAGTCACCTAGTGCCTCCTCTATAGCGATTCCAAGGCCACCTTCGAGACGAGGAGACGGGGTGAGTACGGCAACGTCCCGTGGTCGAGTTTCGCCGGCAACGTTATCTCGAGCCGACAGTGTGGCCAGTCTGGAGTTTCGAACGTCTGGCGTGGCGGTCGGATCATCGAGGGGACCCTCGCCCCTAACAATTGGTCTGGCTGATACAATACCTTTAGCCGTCGCGTTCCATGAAATAGTTCACTCGTACTTTCGGGGCACAGATGAAACTCGATGTCAGGTGAAGCTCAGCGGAGATATGATGCTATCCTTTCCAGCTGGCATCGTTGCCGTTTTGGCTAATAATCCAAATCCTGCTAAGCTAATTTTTCGTGTTAAAAATAGCAACAGACTCGAAAGGTTACTGCCAAACAGTCAGCTGATCAGCTT GGATGCCACGCAAGCAACAGCTGACAGTACGGTATTCGACTTCAATATGAGTGCCTTAACCACCCTGCTCCGACGGCAGGCCGAACAAAATCCTTCAGCTTCCTATTTTAATGTCGATATACTCAAGTATCAAATAAAGAACAAGGATGGTGCAGGATCGTGCCCCTTTCAACTCGTTGCATATTGGAAATGCGAAACAACACATACTGATTTGAAA ATTGATTACAAGTACAACAGTCGTGCAATGGCATTACCAAGCCCGCTGCTGAATGTGCACATTGCTTCACTGATCGATGGAGGTTTCAAGAGCCTGCACAGTAAGCCGCTCGCTCAGTGGCTTCCTGATTCTAATCGAATATTGTGGAAATTCACCGAACTCTCGCAGCATAGCGAAGGTGGTGGTGTCGGATCTCTTAAAGCAAGGATCGAGCTGGATCAAGGGCCAGGATCACAGGGAACAATATTCACGCAATTCAATTGTGAAGGCACTACCCTATCAGGGGTTGAGTTTGAACTCGTCGGTGTTGGGTATAGGCTTAGTTTAGTGAAGCGGAGATTTGTCTCCG GGCGGTATATGTGCGATGGTGACTCGGATCTAAGACCTCGTTATGCGGCGCCGCCGTCCACAATAAACTGA
- the LOC124218982 gene encoding F-BAR domain only protein 2 isoform X2 encodes MTVDFADYFWGEKNNGFDVLYHNMKHGAIASKELADFLRERSAIEESNYKLLSKVAKQASGSGGSHGTFAPVWAALRGAAEKLAGLHLQMAQKVGELIKDVSKYADELHKKHKVVKEEESSTLDVVQSIQNTTVTLQKAKDMCVQKGLELEKLRKDNASQRELEKADAKFKKSQDDYKALVEKYNAIRNDFESKMTQACKRFQDIEETHLKHMKEFLNTYADVLQSNHEQVGQVHIDFKRQCLDMTVDKLLEQFVQSKYTGFEKPGVIEYEEVMLSLSATTTTQPAQQECSTDVSKAANGETGVAGKKLNSTKSWGVKGQGFLRSRREKRKEKKAKKKKDTVETSSNKEEKEEKDDGRKSGTPTPEVDEDGFCIKPKVDPWENERGFYSSSDSDSEDERERKIRVEIKPLSNGSAPMSASVDELRATVENLSLSPVGTIMVRRGSNADTDHHMKRSQSVSQQLGGKPSSDLLGLNLFNPNSTPSSASTPTSGHPYAPLQSPPPLSSPPTISQPSLHTHAPATAHPNPRFQDSDLFSEVGEITVALPPKQSPSASSIAIPRPPSRRGDGVSTATSRGRVSPATLSRADSVASLEFRTSGVAVGSSRGPSPLTIGLADTIPLAVAFHEIVHSYFRGTDETRCQVKLSGDMMLSFPAGIVAVLANNPNPAKLIFRVKNSNRLERLLPNSQLISLDATQATADSTVFDFNMSALTTLLRRQAEQNPSASYFNVDILKYQIKNKDGAGSCPFQLVAYWKCETTHTDLKIDYKYNSRAMALPSPLLNVHIASLIDGGFKSLHSKPLAQWLPDSNRILWKFTELSQHSEGGGVGSLKARIELDQGPGSQGTIFTQFNCEGTTLSGVEFELVGVGYRLSLVKRRFVSGRYMCDGDSDLRPRYAAPPSTIN; translated from the exons ATGACCGTGGACTTTGCTGATTATTTCTGG GGTGAAAAGAATAATGGGTTTGATGTACTGTACCATAATATGAAGCATGGGGCGATCGCAAGTAAAGAACTGGCAGACTTTCTGCGCGAGAGATCAGCAATTGAAGAAAGTAATTACAAGCTTCTGAGCAAAGTTGCCAAGCAGGCGAGTGGCAGTGGCGGCAGTCATGGAACTTTCGCCCCTGTCTGGGCGGCACTGCGAGGTGCTGCTGAAAAATTAGCTGGCCTCCATTTACAGATGGCACAGAAAGTTGGGGAGCTGATCAAAGATGTTTCCAAATATGCAGATGAGCTTCATAAAAAGCACAAAGTG GTGAAGGAAGAGGAATCTAGCACTCTAGATGTCGTACAAAGTATCCAAAATACAACAGTTACGTTACAAAAGGCAAAGGACATGTGTGTCCAAAAAGGTTTAGAGTTGGAGAAGTTGAGAAAAGACAATGCCAGTCAACGAGAACTGGAAAAAGCTGATGCAAAATTCAAGAAATCTCAAGACGATTACAAGGCACTAGTGGAAAAGTATAATGCAATCCGCAATGATTTTGAGTCCAAAATGACTCAGGCCTGCAAG CGATTTCAAGACATCGAGGAAACTCATTTAAAGCATATGAAGGAATTTTTAAACACTTACGCCGATGTTCTGCAGAGTAATCATGAGCAAGTTGGTCAAGTTCATATAGACTTCAAAAGACAGTGTCTGGATATGACCGTGGACAAACTGTTGGAACAATTTGTTCAAAGCAAATATACAGGGTTTGAGAAGCCAG GTGTCATCGAGTACGAAGAGGTAATGCTGAGCTTGAGTGCGACGACTACAACACAACCAGCCCAACAGGAATGTAGTACGGATGTCTCCAAGGCCGCTAATGGTGAAACAGGGGTTGCTGGTAAAAAACtaaattcaacaaaaagtTGGGGAGTTAAGGGGCAAG GGTTCCTGCGAAGTAggagagaaaaacgaaaagagaaaaaggcgaagaagaaaaaggacaCAGTGGAGACTAGCAGCAACAAAGAAGAGAA GGAGGAGAAAGACGACGGTCGTAAGTCTGGAACACCGACACCTGAGGTCGACGAAGACGGATTCTGTATAAAGCCGAAGGTTGATCCTTGGGAAAACGAAAGAGGATTTTACTCAAGCTCGGACAGTGACTCCGAGGATGAAAGGGAGCGTAAAATTCGCGTTGAAATCAAACCATTGAGCAACGGTAGTGCTCCGATGAGTGCTAGTGTCGACGAGCTTCGAGCAACAGTGGAAAACCTCTCTTTGTCTCCTGTAGGCACAATTATG GTTCGTAGAGGGTCCAACGCCGATACGGATCACCACATGAAGAGGTCACAGTCCGTCTCTCAGCAGCTCGGAGGAAAGCCCAGCTCTGACCTTCTTGGCTTGAACCTCTTCAATCCCAACAGTACACCGTCCAGTGCCTCAACGCCGACAAGCGGTCACCCTTACGCACCACTTCAAAGCCCGCCACCTCTATCCTCTCCGCCCACAATTTCTCAACCCTCGCTACATACGCATGCCCCAGCCACAGCTCACCCCAACCCACGATTCCAAG acaGTGATCTGTTTTCCGAGGTAGGGGAAATCACTGTGGCTCTACCGCCGAAGCAGTCACCTAGTGCCTCCTCTATAGCGATTCCAAGGCCACCTTCGAGACGAGGAGACGGGGTGAGTACGGCAACGTCCCGTGGTCGAGTTTCGCCGGCAACGTTATCTCGAGCCGACAGTGTGGCCAGTCTGGAGTTTCGAACGTCTGGCGTGGCGGTCGGATCATCGAGGGGACCCTCGCCCCTAACAATTGGTCTGGCTGATACAATACCTTTAGCCGTCGCGTTCCATGAAATAGTTCACTCGTACTTTCGGGGCACAGATGAAACTCGATGTCAGGTGAAGCTCAGCGGAGATATGATGCTATCCTTTCCAGCTGGCATCGTTGCCGTTTTGGCTAATAATCCAAATCCTGCTAAGCTAATTTTTCGTGTTAAAAATAGCAACAGACTCGAAAGGTTACTGCCAAACAGTCAGCTGATCAGCTT GGATGCCACGCAAGCAACAGCTGACAGTACGGTATTCGACTTCAATATGAGTGCCTTAACCACCCTGCTCCGACGGCAGGCCGAACAAAATCCTTCAGCTTCCTATTTTAATGTCGATATACTCAAGTATCAAATAAAGAACAAGGATGGTGCAGGATCGTGCCCCTTTCAACTCGTTGCATATTGGAAATGCGAAACAACACATACTGATTTGAAA ATTGATTACAAGTACAACAGTCGTGCAATGGCATTACCAAGCCCGCTGCTGAATGTGCACATTGCTTCACTGATCGATGGAGGTTTCAAGAGCCTGCACAGTAAGCCGCTCGCTCAGTGGCTTCCTGATTCTAATCGAATATTGTGGAAATTCACCGAACTCTCGCAGCATAGCGAAGGTGGTGGTGTCGGATCTCTTAAAGCAAGGATCGAGCTGGATCAAGGGCCAGGATCACAGGGAACAATATTCACGCAATTCAATTGTGAAGGCACTACCCTATCAGGGGTTGAGTTTGAACTCGTCGGTGTTGGGTATAGGCTTAGTTTAGTGAAGCGGAGATTTGTCTCCG GGCGGTATATGTGCGATGGTGACTCGGATCTAAGACCTCGTTATGCGGCGCCGCCGTCCACAATAAACTGA
- the LOC124218982 gene encoding F-BAR domain only protein 2 isoform X1 yields MTVDFADYFWGEKNNGFDVLYHNMKHGAIASKELADFLRERSAIEESNYKLLSKVAKQASGSGGSHGTFAPVWAALRGAAEKLAGLHLQMAQKVGELIKDVSKYADELHKKHKVVKEEESSTLDVVQSIQNTTVTLQKAKDMCVQKGLELEKLRKDNASQRELEKADAKFKKSQDDYKALVEKYNAIRNDFESKMTQACKRFQDIEETHLKHMKEFLNTYADVLQSNHEQVGQVHIDFKRQCLDMTVDKLLEQFVQSKYTGFEKPGVIEYEEVMLSLSATTTTQPAQQECSTDVSKAANGETGVAGKKLNSTKSWGVKGQGFLRSRREKRKEKKAKKKKDTVETSSNKEEKSDPEEKDDGRKSGTPTPEVDEDGFCIKPKVDPWENERGFYSSSDSDSEDERERKIRVEIKPLSNGSAPMSASVDELRATVENLSLSPVGTIMVRRGSNADTDHHMKRSQSVSQQLGGKPSSDLLGLNLFNPNSTPSSASTPTSGHPYAPLQSPPPLSSPPTISQPSLHTHAPATAHPNPRFQDSDLFSEVGEITVALPPKQSPSASSIAIPRPPSRRGDGVSTATSRGRVSPATLSRADSVASLEFRTSGVAVGSSRGPSPLTIGLADTIPLAVAFHEIVHSYFRGTDETRCQVKLSGDMMLSFPAGIVAVLANNPNPAKLIFRVKNSNRLERLLPNSQLISLDATQATADSTVFDFNMSALTTLLRRQAEQNPSASYFNVDILKYQIKNKDGAGSCPFQLVAYWKCETTHTDLKIDYKYNSRAMALPSPLLNVHIASLIDGGFKSLHSKPLAQWLPDSNRILWKFTELSQHSEGGGVGSLKARIELDQGPGSQGTIFTQFNCEGTTLSGVEFELVGVGYRLSLVKRRFVSGRYMCDGDSDLRPRYAAPPSTIN; encoded by the exons ATGACCGTGGACTTTGCTGATTATTTCTGG GGTGAAAAGAATAATGGGTTTGATGTACTGTACCATAATATGAAGCATGGGGCGATCGCAAGTAAAGAACTGGCAGACTTTCTGCGCGAGAGATCAGCAATTGAAGAAAGTAATTACAAGCTTCTGAGCAAAGTTGCCAAGCAGGCGAGTGGCAGTGGCGGCAGTCATGGAACTTTCGCCCCTGTCTGGGCGGCACTGCGAGGTGCTGCTGAAAAATTAGCTGGCCTCCATTTACAGATGGCACAGAAAGTTGGGGAGCTGATCAAAGATGTTTCCAAATATGCAGATGAGCTTCATAAAAAGCACAAAGTG GTGAAGGAAGAGGAATCTAGCACTCTAGATGTCGTACAAAGTATCCAAAATACAACAGTTACGTTACAAAAGGCAAAGGACATGTGTGTCCAAAAAGGTTTAGAGTTGGAGAAGTTGAGAAAAGACAATGCCAGTCAACGAGAACTGGAAAAAGCTGATGCAAAATTCAAGAAATCTCAAGACGATTACAAGGCACTAGTGGAAAAGTATAATGCAATCCGCAATGATTTTGAGTCCAAAATGACTCAGGCCTGCAAG CGATTTCAAGACATCGAGGAAACTCATTTAAAGCATATGAAGGAATTTTTAAACACTTACGCCGATGTTCTGCAGAGTAATCATGAGCAAGTTGGTCAAGTTCATATAGACTTCAAAAGACAGTGTCTGGATATGACCGTGGACAAACTGTTGGAACAATTTGTTCAAAGCAAATATACAGGGTTTGAGAAGCCAG GTGTCATCGAGTACGAAGAGGTAATGCTGAGCTTGAGTGCGACGACTACAACACAACCAGCCCAACAGGAATGTAGTACGGATGTCTCCAAGGCCGCTAATGGTGAAACAGGGGTTGCTGGTAAAAAACtaaattcaacaaaaagtTGGGGAGTTAAGGGGCAAG GGTTCCTGCGAAGTAggagagaaaaacgaaaagagaaaaaggcgaagaagaaaaaggacaCAGTGGAGACTAGCAGCAACAAAGAAGAGAAGTCCGACCC GGAGGAGAAAGACGACGGTCGTAAGTCTGGAACACCGACACCTGAGGTCGACGAAGACGGATTCTGTATAAAGCCGAAGGTTGATCCTTGGGAAAACGAAAGAGGATTTTACTCAAGCTCGGACAGTGACTCCGAGGATGAAAGGGAGCGTAAAATTCGCGTTGAAATCAAACCATTGAGCAACGGTAGTGCTCCGATGAGTGCTAGTGTCGACGAGCTTCGAGCAACAGTGGAAAACCTCTCTTTGTCTCCTGTAGGCACAATTATG GTTCGTAGAGGGTCCAACGCCGATACGGATCACCACATGAAGAGGTCACAGTCCGTCTCTCAGCAGCTCGGAGGAAAGCCCAGCTCTGACCTTCTTGGCTTGAACCTCTTCAATCCCAACAGTACACCGTCCAGTGCCTCAACGCCGACAAGCGGTCACCCTTACGCACCACTTCAAAGCCCGCCACCTCTATCCTCTCCGCCCACAATTTCTCAACCCTCGCTACATACGCATGCCCCAGCCACAGCTCACCCCAACCCACGATTCCAAG acaGTGATCTGTTTTCCGAGGTAGGGGAAATCACTGTGGCTCTACCGCCGAAGCAGTCACCTAGTGCCTCCTCTATAGCGATTCCAAGGCCACCTTCGAGACGAGGAGACGGGGTGAGTACGGCAACGTCCCGTGGTCGAGTTTCGCCGGCAACGTTATCTCGAGCCGACAGTGTGGCCAGTCTGGAGTTTCGAACGTCTGGCGTGGCGGTCGGATCATCGAGGGGACCCTCGCCCCTAACAATTGGTCTGGCTGATACAATACCTTTAGCCGTCGCGTTCCATGAAATAGTTCACTCGTACTTTCGGGGCACAGATGAAACTCGATGTCAGGTGAAGCTCAGCGGAGATATGATGCTATCCTTTCCAGCTGGCATCGTTGCCGTTTTGGCTAATAATCCAAATCCTGCTAAGCTAATTTTTCGTGTTAAAAATAGCAACAGACTCGAAAGGTTACTGCCAAACAGTCAGCTGATCAGCTT GGATGCCACGCAAGCAACAGCTGACAGTACGGTATTCGACTTCAATATGAGTGCCTTAACCACCCTGCTCCGACGGCAGGCCGAACAAAATCCTTCAGCTTCCTATTTTAATGTCGATATACTCAAGTATCAAATAAAGAACAAGGATGGTGCAGGATCGTGCCCCTTTCAACTCGTTGCATATTGGAAATGCGAAACAACACATACTGATTTGAAA ATTGATTACAAGTACAACAGTCGTGCAATGGCATTACCAAGCCCGCTGCTGAATGTGCACATTGCTTCACTGATCGATGGAGGTTTCAAGAGCCTGCACAGTAAGCCGCTCGCTCAGTGGCTTCCTGATTCTAATCGAATATTGTGGAAATTCACCGAACTCTCGCAGCATAGCGAAGGTGGTGGTGTCGGATCTCTTAAAGCAAGGATCGAGCTGGATCAAGGGCCAGGATCACAGGGAACAATATTCACGCAATTCAATTGTGAAGGCACTACCCTATCAGGGGTTGAGTTTGAACTCGTCGGTGTTGGGTATAGGCTTAGTTTAGTGAAGCGGAGATTTGTCTCCG GGCGGTATATGTGCGATGGTGACTCGGATCTAAGACCTCGTTATGCGGCGCCGCCGTCCACAATAAACTGA
- the LOC124218982 gene encoding F-BAR domain only protein 2 isoform X4 gives MTVDFADYFWGEKNNGFDVLYHNMKHGAIASKELADFLRERSAIEESNYKLLSKVAKQASGSGGSHGTFAPVWAALRGAAEKLAGLHLQMAQKVGELIKDVSKYADELHKKHKVVKEEESSTLDVVQSIQNTTVTLQKAKDMCVQKGLELEKLRKDNASQRELEKADAKFKKSQDDYKALVEKYNAIRNDFESKMTQACKRFQDIEETHLKHMKEFLNTYADVLQSNHEQVGQVHIDFKRQCLDMTVDKLLEQFVQSKYTGFEKPGVIEYEEVMLSLSATTTTQPAQQECSTDVSKAANGETGVAGFLRSRREKRKEKKAKKKKDTVETSSNKEEKEEKDDGRKSGTPTPEVDEDGFCIKPKVDPWENERGFYSSSDSDSEDERERKIRVEIKPLSNGSAPMSASVDELRATVENLSLSPVGTIMVRRGSNADTDHHMKRSQSVSQQLGGKPSSDLLGLNLFNPNSTPSSASTPTSGHPYAPLQSPPPLSSPPTISQPSLHTHAPATAHPNPRFQDSDLFSEVGEITVALPPKQSPSASSIAIPRPPSRRGDGVSTATSRGRVSPATLSRADSVASLEFRTSGVAVGSSRGPSPLTIGLADTIPLAVAFHEIVHSYFRGTDETRCQVKLSGDMMLSFPAGIVAVLANNPNPAKLIFRVKNSNRLERLLPNSQLISLDATQATADSTVFDFNMSALTTLLRRQAEQNPSASYFNVDILKYQIKNKDGAGSCPFQLVAYWKCETTHTDLKIDYKYNSRAMALPSPLLNVHIASLIDGGFKSLHSKPLAQWLPDSNRILWKFTELSQHSEGGGVGSLKARIELDQGPGSQGTIFTQFNCEGTTLSGVEFELVGVGYRLSLVKRRFVSGRYMCDGDSDLRPRYAAPPSTIN, from the exons ATGACCGTGGACTTTGCTGATTATTTCTGG GGTGAAAAGAATAATGGGTTTGATGTACTGTACCATAATATGAAGCATGGGGCGATCGCAAGTAAAGAACTGGCAGACTTTCTGCGCGAGAGATCAGCAATTGAAGAAAGTAATTACAAGCTTCTGAGCAAAGTTGCCAAGCAGGCGAGTGGCAGTGGCGGCAGTCATGGAACTTTCGCCCCTGTCTGGGCGGCACTGCGAGGTGCTGCTGAAAAATTAGCTGGCCTCCATTTACAGATGGCACAGAAAGTTGGGGAGCTGATCAAAGATGTTTCCAAATATGCAGATGAGCTTCATAAAAAGCACAAAGTG GTGAAGGAAGAGGAATCTAGCACTCTAGATGTCGTACAAAGTATCCAAAATACAACAGTTACGTTACAAAAGGCAAAGGACATGTGTGTCCAAAAAGGTTTAGAGTTGGAGAAGTTGAGAAAAGACAATGCCAGTCAACGAGAACTGGAAAAAGCTGATGCAAAATTCAAGAAATCTCAAGACGATTACAAGGCACTAGTGGAAAAGTATAATGCAATCCGCAATGATTTTGAGTCCAAAATGACTCAGGCCTGCAAG CGATTTCAAGACATCGAGGAAACTCATTTAAAGCATATGAAGGAATTTTTAAACACTTACGCCGATGTTCTGCAGAGTAATCATGAGCAAGTTGGTCAAGTTCATATAGACTTCAAAAGACAGTGTCTGGATATGACCGTGGACAAACTGTTGGAACAATTTGTTCAAAGCAAATATACAGGGTTTGAGAAGCCAG GTGTCATCGAGTACGAAGAGGTAATGCTGAGCTTGAGTGCGACGACTACAACACAACCAGCCCAACAGGAATGTAGTACGGATGTCTCCAAGGCCGCTAATGGTGAAACAGGGGTTGCTG GGTTCCTGCGAAGTAggagagaaaaacgaaaagagaaaaaggcgaagaagaaaaaggacaCAGTGGAGACTAGCAGCAACAAAGAAGAGAA GGAGGAGAAAGACGACGGTCGTAAGTCTGGAACACCGACACCTGAGGTCGACGAAGACGGATTCTGTATAAAGCCGAAGGTTGATCCTTGGGAAAACGAAAGAGGATTTTACTCAAGCTCGGACAGTGACTCCGAGGATGAAAGGGAGCGTAAAATTCGCGTTGAAATCAAACCATTGAGCAACGGTAGTGCTCCGATGAGTGCTAGTGTCGACGAGCTTCGAGCAACAGTGGAAAACCTCTCTTTGTCTCCTGTAGGCACAATTATG GTTCGTAGAGGGTCCAACGCCGATACGGATCACCACATGAAGAGGTCACAGTCCGTCTCTCAGCAGCTCGGAGGAAAGCCCAGCTCTGACCTTCTTGGCTTGAACCTCTTCAATCCCAACAGTACACCGTCCAGTGCCTCAACGCCGACAAGCGGTCACCCTTACGCACCACTTCAAAGCCCGCCACCTCTATCCTCTCCGCCCACAATTTCTCAACCCTCGCTACATACGCATGCCCCAGCCACAGCTCACCCCAACCCACGATTCCAAG acaGTGATCTGTTTTCCGAGGTAGGGGAAATCACTGTGGCTCTACCGCCGAAGCAGTCACCTAGTGCCTCCTCTATAGCGATTCCAAGGCCACCTTCGAGACGAGGAGACGGGGTGAGTACGGCAACGTCCCGTGGTCGAGTTTCGCCGGCAACGTTATCTCGAGCCGACAGTGTGGCCAGTCTGGAGTTTCGAACGTCTGGCGTGGCGGTCGGATCATCGAGGGGACCCTCGCCCCTAACAATTGGTCTGGCTGATACAATACCTTTAGCCGTCGCGTTCCATGAAATAGTTCACTCGTACTTTCGGGGCACAGATGAAACTCGATGTCAGGTGAAGCTCAGCGGAGATATGATGCTATCCTTTCCAGCTGGCATCGTTGCCGTTTTGGCTAATAATCCAAATCCTGCTAAGCTAATTTTTCGTGTTAAAAATAGCAACAGACTCGAAAGGTTACTGCCAAACAGTCAGCTGATCAGCTT GGATGCCACGCAAGCAACAGCTGACAGTACGGTATTCGACTTCAATATGAGTGCCTTAACCACCCTGCTCCGACGGCAGGCCGAACAAAATCCTTCAGCTTCCTATTTTAATGTCGATATACTCAAGTATCAAATAAAGAACAAGGATGGTGCAGGATCGTGCCCCTTTCAACTCGTTGCATATTGGAAATGCGAAACAACACATACTGATTTGAAA ATTGATTACAAGTACAACAGTCGTGCAATGGCATTACCAAGCCCGCTGCTGAATGTGCACATTGCTTCACTGATCGATGGAGGTTTCAAGAGCCTGCACAGTAAGCCGCTCGCTCAGTGGCTTCCTGATTCTAATCGAATATTGTGGAAATTCACCGAACTCTCGCAGCATAGCGAAGGTGGTGGTGTCGGATCTCTTAAAGCAAGGATCGAGCTGGATCAAGGGCCAGGATCACAGGGAACAATATTCACGCAATTCAATTGTGAAGGCACTACCCTATCAGGGGTTGAGTTTGAACTCGTCGGTGTTGGGTATAGGCTTAGTTTAGTGAAGCGGAGATTTGTCTCCG GGCGGTATATGTGCGATGGTGACTCGGATCTAAGACCTCGTTATGCGGCGCCGCCGTCCACAATAAACTGA